The Temnothorax longispinosus isolate EJ_2023e chromosome 12, Tlon_JGU_v1, whole genome shotgun sequence genome includes a window with the following:
- the Mrps7 gene encoding small ribosomal subunit protein uS7m, with product MANLRLFVASAVSSLNNYGLARYYLTSLKRGYSVFPPHYIQPIPRKEDQEALFQSDEAKKIVHEQVKPALVMDTCSEFYDKRVLKFLNTLMKNGNRKLATALVTNTFESVKRLQLERYHKATTSEAKENIELDPFAVFHRAVDNCIPILQLKNYRRGGITYQVPIPIAPLMAQHKSMLWLIQAAKEKDDEERFYHVLAKELIAASQNQGRAVKWKQELNKKCQANRAYAHFRWM from the exons ATGGCTAATTTGCGTTTATTTGTCGCCTCGGCTGTGAGTTCATTAAACAATTATGGATTGGCAAG ATATTACCTGACGAGTCTTAAAAGAGGCTACAGCGTCTTTCCGCCACATTATATTCAACCGATACCCAGGAAAGAAGATCAAGAAGCTCTGTTTCAAAGCGATGAAGCGAAAAAGATAGTGCACGAGCAGGTGAAGCCAGCACTAGTCATGGACACTTGCTCTGAATTTTATGACAAAAGAGTGCT GAAATTTCTTAATACTCTCATGAAGAACGGAAATAGAAAATTGGCGACAGCATTGGTAACTAATACTTTCGAGAGTGTCAAAAGATTGCAATTGGAGCGCTATCACAAGGCAACGACGAGCGAGGCGAAAGAGAATATTGAATTGGATCCGTTTGCAGTTTTTCACCGTGCTGTTGATAATTGCATACCAATTCtacaattaaagaattatagaaGAGGAGGAATCACATATCAG GTTCCTATTCCAATTGCACCTCTGATGGCACAGCACAAGTCCATGTTGTGGTTAATACAGGCTGCGAAGGAGAAAGACGACGAAGAGAGATTTTATCATGTACTAGCCAAAGAACTAATAGCAGCTTCTCAGAATCAG GGTCGTGCGGTTAAATGGAAGCAAGAATTGAACAAGAAATGCCAAGCTAATCGGGCTTACGCGCACTTCAGGTGGATGTAG
- the LOC139822936 gene encoding transmembrane protein 186-like, which yields MYPRLLLNLYKRSLHRAPSSIRLNSLNIKTLSHAATKKESKEKQQAKVVSERFPDYKIIYIFPFVKQVCGINVVKRRVTIFAAAATPVIIGLHLAGILPLDLTVVTITTGAIMTLWLHTLGLLCNNLVGYVYLKLDEKKVILSYIDYWGKRIDLETPLDEIFPMSDNPISITDSLYRKIVFASQKPNLKINMKFGRIVDVENFRYVLGII from the exons ATGTATCCTCGACTCTTGTTGAACCTTTACAAACGATCTTTACATCGTGCTCCGAGCAGCATTAGACTGAATTCActgaatattaaaacattgaGTCATGCCGCAACGAAAAAGGAAAGCAAAGAAAAGCAACAGGCGAAAGTTGTCTCCGAGAGGTTCCccgattataaaataatctacaTATTTCCTTTTGTCAAGCAAGTTTGCGGTATAAACGTTGTAAAACGTCGGGTTACTATATTCGCTGCAGCAGCCACGCCTGTGATCATTGGACTTCATCTGGCTGGTATCTTGCCTCTCGACTTGACTGTCGTGACAATAACAACTG GAGCTATAATGACACTATGGTTGCATACCCTTGGACTTTTATGCAACAACCTCGTAGGATACGTATACTTGAAACTGGACGAAAAGAAAGTGATATTATCTTACATCGACTATTGGGGGAAGAGGATAGACTTGGAAACGCCTCTCGACGAGATCTTTCCCATGTCAGACAATCCGATCAGCATCACCGATTCTCTATACAGAAAAATAGTGTTTGCCTCGCAAAAGCCGAacttaaagataaatatgaaGTTCGGACGGATAGTCGACgttgaaaattttagatacGTTCTGGGAATAATTTAA